Proteins encoded together in one Balaenoptera musculus isolate JJ_BM4_2016_0621 chromosome 6, mBalMus1.pri.v3, whole genome shotgun sequence window:
- the LOC118897237 gene encoding LOW QUALITY PROTEIN: eukaryotic translation initiation factor 2 subunit 1-like (The sequence of the model RefSeq protein was modified relative to this genomic sequence to represent the inferred CDS: inserted 2 bases in 2 codons) has translation MPGLICRFYQHKFPEVEDVVMVKVRSIAEMGAYVSLLEYNNIESMILLSELSRRRIHSINKLIQIGRNECVVVIREDKEKGCIDFSKRRVSPXEAIKCEDKFTKSKTVYSILRHVAEVLEYTRDEQLESLFQRTAWVFDDKYKRPGYGAYDAFKHAVSEPSILDSLDLNEDEREVLINNINRRLTPQAVKIRADSEVACYGYEGINAVKAALRAGLNCSTETMPXKINLIAPPRYVMTTTTLERTEGLSVLNQAMAVIKEKIEEKRGVFSVQMEPKVVTDTDETELARQLERLERENAEVDGNYNVEETEAKAED, from the exons ATGCCGGGTCTAATTTGTAGATTTTATCAGCACAAATTTCCTGAGGTGGAAGATGTGGTGATGGTGAAGGTAAGGTCCATTGCTGAAATGGGAGCTTATGTCAGCTTGCTGGAATACAACAACATCGAAAGCATGATTCTTCTGAGTGAGTTGTCCAGAAGGCGTATCCATTCTATAAACAAACTCATCCAAATTGGCAGGAATGAATGTGTGGTTGTCATTAGAGAGGACAAAGAAAAAGGATgtattgatttttcaaaaagaagagTTTCTC AGGAAGCAATCAAATGTGAAGATAAATTTACCAAATCCAAAACTGTTTACAGCATTCTTCGTCATGTTGCTGAGGTCTTAGAATACACCAGGGACGAACAGCTGGAAAGCCTGTTCCAGAGGACTGCTTGGGTCTTCGATGACAAGTACAAGAGACCCGGATACGGTGCCTATGATGCATTTAAGCATGCAGTCTCAGAGCCATCTATTTTGGATAGCTTAGATTTGAATGAAGATGAACGGGAAGTACTCATTAACAATATTAATAGGCGTTTAACCCCACAAGCTGTCAAAATTCGAGCAGACAGTGAAGTGGCTTGTTATGGTTATGAAGGCATCAATGCCGTAAAAGCAGCCCTGAGAGCAGGTTTGAATTGTTCTACAGAAACCATGC TCAAGATTAATCTAATAGCTCCTCCTCGGTATGTAATGACTACAACCACCCTGGAGAGAACAGAAGGCCTCTCTGTCCTCAACCAAGCTATGGCtgtcataaaagaaaagattgaggaAAAGAGGGGCGTCTTCAGTGTTCAAATGGAGCCCAAAGTAGTCACAGATACAGATGAGACTGAACTTGCAAGGCAGCTGGAGAGGCTTgagagagaaaatgcagaagtGGATGGAAATTATAATGTGGAAGAAACGGAAGCCAAAGCCGAAGATTAA